The proteins below come from a single Eucalyptus grandis isolate ANBG69807.140 chromosome 3, ASM1654582v1, whole genome shotgun sequence genomic window:
- the LOC120291316 gene encoding CRM-domain containing factor CFM3, chloroplastic/mitochondrial-like, translating to MDMNDPNSLLDELGPRFKDWSGCEPVPVDADLLPSEVPGYKPPVRLLPYGVRHCLRNKEMTRFRRLARTMPSHFALGRNRKLQGLAEAMVKLWENSAIAKIAIKRGVLNTCNDRMAEELKNLTGGTLLSRNKDYIVFYRGNDFLPPVVVEALKEREKLTDVQANEEDQARQRASAAIESKLKASKSPLVAGTLTETLAATSRWGNEISSKDVEQMRRDESLNKHAALLKYLEKKLALAKGKVKGLRKL from the exons ATGGATATGAATGATCCTAACAGTTTATTAGATGAGTTGGGTCCACGGTTCAAGGATTGGTCAGGCTGTGAGCCAGTTCCAGTTGATGCTGACTTGCTCCCTTCAGAGGTTCCTGGATATAAACCTCCAGTTAGGCTTCTTCCTTATGGGGTTAGACATTGTCtgagaaacaaagagatgacCAGGTTTCGTAGACTTGCAAGAACGATGCCTTCACATTTTGCCCTGG GAAGAAACAGAAAGCTGCAAGGTCTTGCTGAGGCCATGGTAAAGTTGTGGGAGAACAGTGCTATTGCAAAAATAGCAATTAAACGCGGCGTGCTAAATACTTGCAATGATAGAATGGCTGAGGAACTGAAG AATTTAACTGGGGGAACACTACTTTCTAGGAACAAAGATTATATTGTGTTTTACAGGGGCAATGACTTCTTGCCTCCTGTGGTGGTAGAAgcattgaaagagagagaaaaactaaCAGATGTGCAGGCAAATGAGGAAGACCAAGCACGTCAGAGGGCCTCAGCtgcaattgaatcaaaattaaaaGCTTCTAAAAGCCCACTTGTTGCTGGCACTCTTACTGAAACTCTGGCTGCCACCTCTCGGTGGGGGAATGAAATAAGTAGCAAAGATGTTGAGCAAATGCGTAGAGATGAATCACTCAATAAGCACGCTGCACTCTTGAAATATCTTGAGAAGAAACTTGCTCTT GCTAAAGGGAAGGTCAAAGGGCTGAGAAAGCTCTAG